The Cyclopterus lumpus isolate fCycLum1 chromosome 12, fCycLum1.pri, whole genome shotgun sequence genome window below encodes:
- the mctp1b gene encoding multiple C2 and transmembrane domain-containing protein 1 isoform X1, translating into MEPSEAHENESGASAMWRQFQARAKPLLSPKLGSGDPEEKRDRGGWMFKKMRRKEDAVLDRVISSSQPDLLYSAPAAAAAAQLCGKAAAGGSGLGLEKPTSPSLNKSTLAHLVQSHHKSSSLGSACLEKLAEPPGGGGGISGSSGGSGGSGEAETQMESRDEPGMAAPGSSGVDPAVPSSAMYKLEVELKRGNNLAVRDRGGSSDPYVKFKMAGKEVFRSKTINKNLNPVWEEKTTLIMDCLSDPLYVKVFDYDFGFQDDFMGSAHLYLESLEQQRTIPVTLELKDPNHPDQVLGSLDLAVTLTPKDSPVEERRDSPTMLLRRSWKRSTKQQRLSELHRKSQLWRGIVSISLIQGRNLTPMDPNGLSDPYVKFKLGTQKYRSKTMPKTLNPQWRQQFDLNLYEETGGVLEISVWDKDTGKRDDLIGRCQLDLSTLSKEQTHHLDLALEESRGYVVLLVTLTASAHVSIADLSVTPLDDPQERREILARYSAWRSFSNLKDVGIVQVKVMRAEGLMAADVTGKSDPFCVLELNNDRLQTHTVYKNLNPEWNKVFTFNVKDMFSVLAVTVFDEDRDRNADFLGKVAIPLLSVRNGEQKSYMLKNKELTRRSKGAIYLEVEVLYNTVKAALKTAVPAEQKYIEDEPKVSKQLLQQNFNRVKRCIMVLISYGAYINSCFEWESTQRSIISFVLFVVVVWNLELYMLPMALLLLLVWNYFFSSGRESSDTSMEAMFEWEVEEDDKEDKVDKMDKVDKEAEPKGFMDKLYAVQEVLVSVQSALGEVASHAERIKNSVNWTVPFLSWLAMAAMCVATVVLYLVPLRYLVLAWGVNKFTKKLRDPYRIDNNELLDFLSRVPSDVQVMQYRGLKVAPGPSPNKRRKPPPS; encoded by the exons ATGGAGCCGAGCGAAGCGCACGAGAATGAGAGCGGCGCGTCCGCGATGTGGAGACAGTTCCAGGCCAGAGCCAAGCCGCTGCTCAGCCCGAAGCTGGGCTCCGGGGACCCGGAGGAGAAGAGGGACCGAGGCGGATGGATGTTCAAGAAGATGAGACGGAAGGAAGACGCCGTCCTGGACCGGGTGATCTCCTCCTCGCAGCCCGACCTGCTCTACTCCGctccggcggcggcggcggcggctcagCTCTGCGGCAAAGCGGCGGCCGGTGGCTCCGGGCTCGGCCTGGAGAAGCCGACGTCCCCCAGCCTGAATAAGTCCACATTGGCTCACCTGGTGCAGTCCCACCACAAGAGCTCCTCTCTCGGGTCGGCGTGCCTGGAGAAGCTGGCCGAGCCACCGGGCGGCGGGGGCGGCATCAGCGGCAGCAGCGGAGGAAGCGGCGGTAGCGGCGAGGCGGAGACACAGATGGAGAGTCGGGATGAGCCG GGCATGGCGGCCCCGGGCTCCTCGGGGGTCGATCCGGCCGTCCCCAGCTCGGCGATGTACAAGCTGGAGGTCGAGCTGAAGAGAGGAAACAACCTGGCCGTCAGAGACAGAGGAG GCAGCAGCGATCCGTACGTGAAGTTCAAGATGGCTGGAAAAGAAGTTTTCAGAAGCAAAACCATCAACAAAAACCTGAACCCGGTGTGGGAGGAGAAGACCACCCTGATAATGGACTGTCTGAGCGACCCTCTGTATGTGAAG GTGTTCGACTACGACTTCGGCTTCCAGGATGACTTCATGGGTTCGGCTCACCTTTACCTGGAGTCTCTGGAGCAGCAGAG GACGATACCTGTCACTCTGGAGCTGAAGGACCCGAATCACCCGGATCAGGTCCTGGGCTCCCTGGACCTGGCCGTCACCCTGACGCCTAAAGACAGTCCTGTGGAGGAGCGGCGAGACTCCCCG ACAATGCTGCTCAGGAGGTCCTGGAAACGATCCACTAAG CAGCAGCGTCTCTCAGAGCTTCATCGTAAATCGCAGCTCTGGCGAGGCATCGTCAGCATCTCGCTGATCCAAGGCCGGAACCTGACCCCCATGGACCCCAACGGCCTGAGCGACCCGTACGTAAAGTTCAAACTGGGAACCCAGAAGTACCGGAGCAAG acGATGCCAAAGACCCTGAACCCCCAGTGGAGGCAGCAGTTTGACCTCAACTTGTACGAAGAGACCGGCGGAGTGCTGGAGATCTCCGTGTGGGACAAAGACACCGGCAAGAGAGACGACCTCATCGGACG ATGCCAGTTGGACCTCTCCACTCTGTCCAAGGAGCAAACCCACCACCTGGACCTGGCCCTGGAGGAGTCCCGGGGCTACGTGGTGCTGCTGGTCACGCTGACGGCCTCGGCTCACGTCTCCATCGCCGACCTGTCCGTCACGCCGCTGGACGACCCGCAGGAGCGCCGTGAAATACTCGCACGCTAC AGCGCCTGGAGGTCGTTCTCCAACCTCAAGGACGTCGGCATCGTCCAGGTGAAGGTGATGAGAGCCGAAGGACTCATGGCGGCCGACGTGACGG GTAAGAGTGACCCGTTCTGTGTGCTGGAGCTGAACAACGACCGGCTCCAGACTCACACGGTTTACAAGAACCTGAACCCGGAGTGGAACAAAGTCTTCACCTT CAACGTGAAAGACATGTTCTCCGTGTTGGCGGTGACGGTGTTCGATGAGGACCGAGACCGGAACGCTGACTTCCTGGGGAAAGTGGCCATCCCCTTATTATCT GTCCGAAACGGTGAGCAGAAGAGTtacatgttaaaaaacaaagagctgACGCGACGAAGCAAAGGAGCCATTTACCTGGAGGTCGAGGTGCTGTACAACACt GTAAAAGCTGCTCTGAAGACTGCCGTCCCTGCAGAGCAGAAATACATCGAGGACGAACCCAAAGTCTCCAAGCAG TTGCTGCAGCAGAACTTCAACCGTGTGAAGAGGTGCATCATGGTCCTGATCAGCTACGGGGCGTATATCAACAGCTGCTTCGAGTGGGAGTCTACACAGAGGAGCATCATATCCTTTGtg CTGTTCGTCGTGGTCGTGTGGAACCTGGAGCTCTACATGCTGCCGatggctctgctgctgctgctggtctggaactacttcttctcctccggCAGGGAATCGTCCGACACG TCCATGGAGGCCATGTTCGAGTGGGAGGTCGAGGAGGACGACAAGGAGGACAAGGTGGACAAGATGGACAAGGTGGACAAG GAGGCGGAGCCAAAGGGCTTCATGGACAAGCTGTACGCCGTCCAGGAGGTGTTAGTCAGCGTCCAGAGCGCCCTGGGCGAGGTGGCGTCGCACGCAGAGAGGATCAAGAA ctccgtTAACTGGACCGTGCCTTTCCTGAGCTGGTTGGCGATGGCCGCCATGTGCGTGGCCACAGTTGTCCTGTACCTCGTCCCTCTTCGGTACCTGGTGCTGGCGTGGG gCGTGAACAAGTTCACCAAGAAGCTTCGGGATCCGTACCGGATCGACAACAACGAGCTGCTGGACTTCCTGTCTAGAGTCCCGTCTGATGTTCAAGTG atgcaGTACCGCGGGCTGAAGGTCGCTCCCGGTCCGAGTCCCAACAAGCGCAGGAAGCCTCCTCCGAGTTAG
- the mctp1b gene encoding multiple C2 and transmembrane domain-containing protein 1 isoform X2 — protein MEPSEAHENESGASAMWRQFQARAKPLLSPKLGSGDPEEKRDRGGWMFKKMRRKEDAVLDRVISSSQPDLLYSAPAAAAAAQLCGKAAAGGSGLGLEKPTSPSLNKSTLAHLVQSHHKSSSLGSACLEKLAEPPGGGGGISGSSGGSGGSGEAETQMESRDEPGMAAPGSSGVDPAVPSSAMYKLEVELKRGNNLAVRDRGGSSDPYVKFKMAGKEVFRSKTINKNLNPVWEEKTTLIMDCLSDPLYVKVFDYDFGFQDDFMGSAHLYLESLEQQRTIPVTLELKDPNHPDQVLGSLDLAVTLTPKDSPVEERRDSPTMLLRRSWKRSTKQRLSELHRKSQLWRGIVSISLIQGRNLTPMDPNGLSDPYVKFKLGTQKYRSKTMPKTLNPQWRQQFDLNLYEETGGVLEISVWDKDTGKRDDLIGRCQLDLSTLSKEQTHHLDLALEESRGYVVLLVTLTASAHVSIADLSVTPLDDPQERREILARYSAWRSFSNLKDVGIVQVKVMRAEGLMAADVTGKSDPFCVLELNNDRLQTHTVYKNLNPEWNKVFTFNVKDMFSVLAVTVFDEDRDRNADFLGKVAIPLLSVRNGEQKSYMLKNKELTRRSKGAIYLEVEVLYNTVKAALKTAVPAEQKYIEDEPKVSKQLLQQNFNRVKRCIMVLISYGAYINSCFEWESTQRSIISFVLFVVVVWNLELYMLPMALLLLLVWNYFFSSGRESSDTSMEAMFEWEVEEDDKEDKVDKMDKVDKEAEPKGFMDKLYAVQEVLVSVQSALGEVASHAERIKNSVNWTVPFLSWLAMAAMCVATVVLYLVPLRYLVLAWGVNKFTKKLRDPYRIDNNELLDFLSRVPSDVQVMQYRGLKVAPGPSPNKRRKPPPS, from the exons ATGGAGCCGAGCGAAGCGCACGAGAATGAGAGCGGCGCGTCCGCGATGTGGAGACAGTTCCAGGCCAGAGCCAAGCCGCTGCTCAGCCCGAAGCTGGGCTCCGGGGACCCGGAGGAGAAGAGGGACCGAGGCGGATGGATGTTCAAGAAGATGAGACGGAAGGAAGACGCCGTCCTGGACCGGGTGATCTCCTCCTCGCAGCCCGACCTGCTCTACTCCGctccggcggcggcggcggcggctcagCTCTGCGGCAAAGCGGCGGCCGGTGGCTCCGGGCTCGGCCTGGAGAAGCCGACGTCCCCCAGCCTGAATAAGTCCACATTGGCTCACCTGGTGCAGTCCCACCACAAGAGCTCCTCTCTCGGGTCGGCGTGCCTGGAGAAGCTGGCCGAGCCACCGGGCGGCGGGGGCGGCATCAGCGGCAGCAGCGGAGGAAGCGGCGGTAGCGGCGAGGCGGAGACACAGATGGAGAGTCGGGATGAGCCG GGCATGGCGGCCCCGGGCTCCTCGGGGGTCGATCCGGCCGTCCCCAGCTCGGCGATGTACAAGCTGGAGGTCGAGCTGAAGAGAGGAAACAACCTGGCCGTCAGAGACAGAGGAG GCAGCAGCGATCCGTACGTGAAGTTCAAGATGGCTGGAAAAGAAGTTTTCAGAAGCAAAACCATCAACAAAAACCTGAACCCGGTGTGGGAGGAGAAGACCACCCTGATAATGGACTGTCTGAGCGACCCTCTGTATGTGAAG GTGTTCGACTACGACTTCGGCTTCCAGGATGACTTCATGGGTTCGGCTCACCTTTACCTGGAGTCTCTGGAGCAGCAGAG GACGATACCTGTCACTCTGGAGCTGAAGGACCCGAATCACCCGGATCAGGTCCTGGGCTCCCTGGACCTGGCCGTCACCCTGACGCCTAAAGACAGTCCTGTGGAGGAGCGGCGAGACTCCCCG ACAATGCTGCTCAGGAGGTCCTGGAAACGATCCACTAAG CAGCGTCTCTCAGAGCTTCATCGTAAATCGCAGCTCTGGCGAGGCATCGTCAGCATCTCGCTGATCCAAGGCCGGAACCTGACCCCCATGGACCCCAACGGCCTGAGCGACCCGTACGTAAAGTTCAAACTGGGAACCCAGAAGTACCGGAGCAAG acGATGCCAAAGACCCTGAACCCCCAGTGGAGGCAGCAGTTTGACCTCAACTTGTACGAAGAGACCGGCGGAGTGCTGGAGATCTCCGTGTGGGACAAAGACACCGGCAAGAGAGACGACCTCATCGGACG ATGCCAGTTGGACCTCTCCACTCTGTCCAAGGAGCAAACCCACCACCTGGACCTGGCCCTGGAGGAGTCCCGGGGCTACGTGGTGCTGCTGGTCACGCTGACGGCCTCGGCTCACGTCTCCATCGCCGACCTGTCCGTCACGCCGCTGGACGACCCGCAGGAGCGCCGTGAAATACTCGCACGCTAC AGCGCCTGGAGGTCGTTCTCCAACCTCAAGGACGTCGGCATCGTCCAGGTGAAGGTGATGAGAGCCGAAGGACTCATGGCGGCCGACGTGACGG GTAAGAGTGACCCGTTCTGTGTGCTGGAGCTGAACAACGACCGGCTCCAGACTCACACGGTTTACAAGAACCTGAACCCGGAGTGGAACAAAGTCTTCACCTT CAACGTGAAAGACATGTTCTCCGTGTTGGCGGTGACGGTGTTCGATGAGGACCGAGACCGGAACGCTGACTTCCTGGGGAAAGTGGCCATCCCCTTATTATCT GTCCGAAACGGTGAGCAGAAGAGTtacatgttaaaaaacaaagagctgACGCGACGAAGCAAAGGAGCCATTTACCTGGAGGTCGAGGTGCTGTACAACACt GTAAAAGCTGCTCTGAAGACTGCCGTCCCTGCAGAGCAGAAATACATCGAGGACGAACCCAAAGTCTCCAAGCAG TTGCTGCAGCAGAACTTCAACCGTGTGAAGAGGTGCATCATGGTCCTGATCAGCTACGGGGCGTATATCAACAGCTGCTTCGAGTGGGAGTCTACACAGAGGAGCATCATATCCTTTGtg CTGTTCGTCGTGGTCGTGTGGAACCTGGAGCTCTACATGCTGCCGatggctctgctgctgctgctggtctggaactacttcttctcctccggCAGGGAATCGTCCGACACG TCCATGGAGGCCATGTTCGAGTGGGAGGTCGAGGAGGACGACAAGGAGGACAAGGTGGACAAGATGGACAAGGTGGACAAG GAGGCGGAGCCAAAGGGCTTCATGGACAAGCTGTACGCCGTCCAGGAGGTGTTAGTCAGCGTCCAGAGCGCCCTGGGCGAGGTGGCGTCGCACGCAGAGAGGATCAAGAA ctccgtTAACTGGACCGTGCCTTTCCTGAGCTGGTTGGCGATGGCCGCCATGTGCGTGGCCACAGTTGTCCTGTACCTCGTCCCTCTTCGGTACCTGGTGCTGGCGTGGG gCGTGAACAAGTTCACCAAGAAGCTTCGGGATCCGTACCGGATCGACAACAACGAGCTGCTGGACTTCCTGTCTAGAGTCCCGTCTGATGTTCAAGTG atgcaGTACCGCGGGCTGAAGGTCGCTCCCGGTCCGAGTCCCAACAAGCGCAGGAAGCCTCCTCCGAGTTAG
- the mctp1b gene encoding multiple C2 and transmembrane domain-containing protein 1 isoform X3, which produces MEPSEAHENESGASAMWRQFQARAKPLLSPKLGSGDPEEKRDRGGWMFKKMRRKEDAVLDRVISSSQPDLLYSAPAAAAAAQLCGKAAAGGSGLGLEKPTSPSLNKSTLAHLVQSHHKSSSLGSACLEKLAEPPGGGGGISGSSGGSGGSGEAETQMESRDEPGMAAPGSSGVDPAVPSSAMYKLEVELKRGNNLAVRDRGGSSDPYVKFKMAGKEVFRSKTINKNLNPVWEEKTTLIMDCLSDPLYVKVFDYDFGFQDDFMGSAHLYLESLEQQRTIPVTLELKDPNHPDQVLGSLDLAVTLTPKDSPVEERRDSPTMLLRRSWKRSTKQQRLSELHRKSQLWRGIVSISLIQGRNLTPMDPNGLSDPYVKFKLGTQKYRSKTMPKTLNPQWRQQFDLNLYEETGGVLEISVWDKDTGKRDDLIGRCQLDLSTLSKEQTHHLDLALEESRGYVVLLVTLTASAHVSIADLSVTPLDDPQERREILARYSAWRSFSNLKDVGIVQVKVMRAEGLMAADVTGKSDPFCVLELNNDRLQTHTVYKNLNPEWNKVFTFNVKDMFSVLAVTVFDEDRDRNADFLGKVAIPLLSVRNGEQKSYMLKNKELTRRSKGAIYLEVEVLYNTVKAALKTAVPAEQKYIEDEPKVSKQLLQQNFNRVKRCIMVLISYGAYINSCFEWESTQRSIISFVLFVVVVWNLELYMLPMALLLLLVWNYFFSSGRESSDTEAEPKGFMDKLYAVQEVLVSVQSALGEVASHAERIKNSVNWTVPFLSWLAMAAMCVATVVLYLVPLRYLVLAWGVNKFTKKLRDPYRIDNNELLDFLSRVPSDVQVMQYRGLKVAPGPSPNKRRKPPPS; this is translated from the exons ATGGAGCCGAGCGAAGCGCACGAGAATGAGAGCGGCGCGTCCGCGATGTGGAGACAGTTCCAGGCCAGAGCCAAGCCGCTGCTCAGCCCGAAGCTGGGCTCCGGGGACCCGGAGGAGAAGAGGGACCGAGGCGGATGGATGTTCAAGAAGATGAGACGGAAGGAAGACGCCGTCCTGGACCGGGTGATCTCCTCCTCGCAGCCCGACCTGCTCTACTCCGctccggcggcggcggcggcggctcagCTCTGCGGCAAAGCGGCGGCCGGTGGCTCCGGGCTCGGCCTGGAGAAGCCGACGTCCCCCAGCCTGAATAAGTCCACATTGGCTCACCTGGTGCAGTCCCACCACAAGAGCTCCTCTCTCGGGTCGGCGTGCCTGGAGAAGCTGGCCGAGCCACCGGGCGGCGGGGGCGGCATCAGCGGCAGCAGCGGAGGAAGCGGCGGTAGCGGCGAGGCGGAGACACAGATGGAGAGTCGGGATGAGCCG GGCATGGCGGCCCCGGGCTCCTCGGGGGTCGATCCGGCCGTCCCCAGCTCGGCGATGTACAAGCTGGAGGTCGAGCTGAAGAGAGGAAACAACCTGGCCGTCAGAGACAGAGGAG GCAGCAGCGATCCGTACGTGAAGTTCAAGATGGCTGGAAAAGAAGTTTTCAGAAGCAAAACCATCAACAAAAACCTGAACCCGGTGTGGGAGGAGAAGACCACCCTGATAATGGACTGTCTGAGCGACCCTCTGTATGTGAAG GTGTTCGACTACGACTTCGGCTTCCAGGATGACTTCATGGGTTCGGCTCACCTTTACCTGGAGTCTCTGGAGCAGCAGAG GACGATACCTGTCACTCTGGAGCTGAAGGACCCGAATCACCCGGATCAGGTCCTGGGCTCCCTGGACCTGGCCGTCACCCTGACGCCTAAAGACAGTCCTGTGGAGGAGCGGCGAGACTCCCCG ACAATGCTGCTCAGGAGGTCCTGGAAACGATCCACTAAG CAGCAGCGTCTCTCAGAGCTTCATCGTAAATCGCAGCTCTGGCGAGGCATCGTCAGCATCTCGCTGATCCAAGGCCGGAACCTGACCCCCATGGACCCCAACGGCCTGAGCGACCCGTACGTAAAGTTCAAACTGGGAACCCAGAAGTACCGGAGCAAG acGATGCCAAAGACCCTGAACCCCCAGTGGAGGCAGCAGTTTGACCTCAACTTGTACGAAGAGACCGGCGGAGTGCTGGAGATCTCCGTGTGGGACAAAGACACCGGCAAGAGAGACGACCTCATCGGACG ATGCCAGTTGGACCTCTCCACTCTGTCCAAGGAGCAAACCCACCACCTGGACCTGGCCCTGGAGGAGTCCCGGGGCTACGTGGTGCTGCTGGTCACGCTGACGGCCTCGGCTCACGTCTCCATCGCCGACCTGTCCGTCACGCCGCTGGACGACCCGCAGGAGCGCCGTGAAATACTCGCACGCTAC AGCGCCTGGAGGTCGTTCTCCAACCTCAAGGACGTCGGCATCGTCCAGGTGAAGGTGATGAGAGCCGAAGGACTCATGGCGGCCGACGTGACGG GTAAGAGTGACCCGTTCTGTGTGCTGGAGCTGAACAACGACCGGCTCCAGACTCACACGGTTTACAAGAACCTGAACCCGGAGTGGAACAAAGTCTTCACCTT CAACGTGAAAGACATGTTCTCCGTGTTGGCGGTGACGGTGTTCGATGAGGACCGAGACCGGAACGCTGACTTCCTGGGGAAAGTGGCCATCCCCTTATTATCT GTCCGAAACGGTGAGCAGAAGAGTtacatgttaaaaaacaaagagctgACGCGACGAAGCAAAGGAGCCATTTACCTGGAGGTCGAGGTGCTGTACAACACt GTAAAAGCTGCTCTGAAGACTGCCGTCCCTGCAGAGCAGAAATACATCGAGGACGAACCCAAAGTCTCCAAGCAG TTGCTGCAGCAGAACTTCAACCGTGTGAAGAGGTGCATCATGGTCCTGATCAGCTACGGGGCGTATATCAACAGCTGCTTCGAGTGGGAGTCTACACAGAGGAGCATCATATCCTTTGtg CTGTTCGTCGTGGTCGTGTGGAACCTGGAGCTCTACATGCTGCCGatggctctgctgctgctgctggtctggaactacttcttctcctccggCAGGGAATCGTCCGACACG GAGGCGGAGCCAAAGGGCTTCATGGACAAGCTGTACGCCGTCCAGGAGGTGTTAGTCAGCGTCCAGAGCGCCCTGGGCGAGGTGGCGTCGCACGCAGAGAGGATCAAGAA ctccgtTAACTGGACCGTGCCTTTCCTGAGCTGGTTGGCGATGGCCGCCATGTGCGTGGCCACAGTTGTCCTGTACCTCGTCCCTCTTCGGTACCTGGTGCTGGCGTGGG gCGTGAACAAGTTCACCAAGAAGCTTCGGGATCCGTACCGGATCGACAACAACGAGCTGCTGGACTTCCTGTCTAGAGTCCCGTCTGATGTTCAAGTG atgcaGTACCGCGGGCTGAAGGTCGCTCCCGGTCCGAGTCCCAACAAGCGCAGGAAGCCTCCTCCGAGTTAG
- the mctp1b gene encoding multiple C2 and transmembrane domain-containing protein 1 isoform X4, with the protein MAAPGSSGVDPAVPSSAMYKLEVELKRGNNLAVRDRGGSSDPYVKFKMAGKEVFRSKTINKNLNPVWEEKTTLIMDCLSDPLYVKVFDYDFGFQDDFMGSAHLYLESLEQQRTIPVTLELKDPNHPDQVLGSLDLAVTLTPKDSPVEERRDSPTMLLRRSWKRSTKQQRLSELHRKSQLWRGIVSISLIQGRNLTPMDPNGLSDPYVKFKLGTQKYRSKTMPKTLNPQWRQQFDLNLYEETGGVLEISVWDKDTGKRDDLIGRCQLDLSTLSKEQTHHLDLALEESRGYVVLLVTLTASAHVSIADLSVTPLDDPQERREILARYSAWRSFSNLKDVGIVQVKVMRAEGLMAADVTGKSDPFCVLELNNDRLQTHTVYKNLNPEWNKVFTFNVKDMFSVLAVTVFDEDRDRNADFLGKVAIPLLSVRNGEQKSYMLKNKELTRRSKGAIYLEVEVLYNTVKAALKTAVPAEQKYIEDEPKVSKQLLQQNFNRVKRCIMVLISYGAYINSCFEWESTQRSIISFVLFVVVVWNLELYMLPMALLLLLVWNYFFSSGRESSDTSMEAMFEWEVEEDDKEDKVDKMDKVDKEAEPKGFMDKLYAVQEVLVSVQSALGEVASHAERIKNSVNWTVPFLSWLAMAAMCVATVVLYLVPLRYLVLAWGVNKFTKKLRDPYRIDNNELLDFLSRVPSDVQVMQYRGLKVAPGPSPNKRRKPPPS; encoded by the exons ATGGCGGCCCCGGGCTCCTCGGGGGTCGATCCGGCCGTCCCCAGCTCGGCGATGTACAAGCTGGAGGTCGAGCTGAAGAGAGGAAACAACCTGGCCGTCAGAGACAGAGGAG GCAGCAGCGATCCGTACGTGAAGTTCAAGATGGCTGGAAAAGAAGTTTTCAGAAGCAAAACCATCAACAAAAACCTGAACCCGGTGTGGGAGGAGAAGACCACCCTGATAATGGACTGTCTGAGCGACCCTCTGTATGTGAAG GTGTTCGACTACGACTTCGGCTTCCAGGATGACTTCATGGGTTCGGCTCACCTTTACCTGGAGTCTCTGGAGCAGCAGAG GACGATACCTGTCACTCTGGAGCTGAAGGACCCGAATCACCCGGATCAGGTCCTGGGCTCCCTGGACCTGGCCGTCACCCTGACGCCTAAAGACAGTCCTGTGGAGGAGCGGCGAGACTCCCCG ACAATGCTGCTCAGGAGGTCCTGGAAACGATCCACTAAG CAGCAGCGTCTCTCAGAGCTTCATCGTAAATCGCAGCTCTGGCGAGGCATCGTCAGCATCTCGCTGATCCAAGGCCGGAACCTGACCCCCATGGACCCCAACGGCCTGAGCGACCCGTACGTAAAGTTCAAACTGGGAACCCAGAAGTACCGGAGCAAG acGATGCCAAAGACCCTGAACCCCCAGTGGAGGCAGCAGTTTGACCTCAACTTGTACGAAGAGACCGGCGGAGTGCTGGAGATCTCCGTGTGGGACAAAGACACCGGCAAGAGAGACGACCTCATCGGACG ATGCCAGTTGGACCTCTCCACTCTGTCCAAGGAGCAAACCCACCACCTGGACCTGGCCCTGGAGGAGTCCCGGGGCTACGTGGTGCTGCTGGTCACGCTGACGGCCTCGGCTCACGTCTCCATCGCCGACCTGTCCGTCACGCCGCTGGACGACCCGCAGGAGCGCCGTGAAATACTCGCACGCTAC AGCGCCTGGAGGTCGTTCTCCAACCTCAAGGACGTCGGCATCGTCCAGGTGAAGGTGATGAGAGCCGAAGGACTCATGGCGGCCGACGTGACGG GTAAGAGTGACCCGTTCTGTGTGCTGGAGCTGAACAACGACCGGCTCCAGACTCACACGGTTTACAAGAACCTGAACCCGGAGTGGAACAAAGTCTTCACCTT CAACGTGAAAGACATGTTCTCCGTGTTGGCGGTGACGGTGTTCGATGAGGACCGAGACCGGAACGCTGACTTCCTGGGGAAAGTGGCCATCCCCTTATTATCT GTCCGAAACGGTGAGCAGAAGAGTtacatgttaaaaaacaaagagctgACGCGACGAAGCAAAGGAGCCATTTACCTGGAGGTCGAGGTGCTGTACAACACt GTAAAAGCTGCTCTGAAGACTGCCGTCCCTGCAGAGCAGAAATACATCGAGGACGAACCCAAAGTCTCCAAGCAG TTGCTGCAGCAGAACTTCAACCGTGTGAAGAGGTGCATCATGGTCCTGATCAGCTACGGGGCGTATATCAACAGCTGCTTCGAGTGGGAGTCTACACAGAGGAGCATCATATCCTTTGtg CTGTTCGTCGTGGTCGTGTGGAACCTGGAGCTCTACATGCTGCCGatggctctgctgctgctgctggtctggaactacttcttctcctccggCAGGGAATCGTCCGACACG TCCATGGAGGCCATGTTCGAGTGGGAGGTCGAGGAGGACGACAAGGAGGACAAGGTGGACAAGATGGACAAGGTGGACAAG GAGGCGGAGCCAAAGGGCTTCATGGACAAGCTGTACGCCGTCCAGGAGGTGTTAGTCAGCGTCCAGAGCGCCCTGGGCGAGGTGGCGTCGCACGCAGAGAGGATCAAGAA ctccgtTAACTGGACCGTGCCTTTCCTGAGCTGGTTGGCGATGGCCGCCATGTGCGTGGCCACAGTTGTCCTGTACCTCGTCCCTCTTCGGTACCTGGTGCTGGCGTGGG gCGTGAACAAGTTCACCAAGAAGCTTCGGGATCCGTACCGGATCGACAACAACGAGCTGCTGGACTTCCTGTCTAGAGTCCCGTCTGATGTTCAAGTG atgcaGTACCGCGGGCTGAAGGTCGCTCCCGGTCCGAGTCCCAACAAGCGCAGGAAGCCTCCTCCGAGTTAG